The Corylus avellana chromosome ca8, CavTom2PMs-1.0 genome has a segment encoding these proteins:
- the LOC132190113 gene encoding protein ENHANCED DISEASE RESISTANCE 2-like — MNMCPTKQKHRSSGGRASKSGEHTTTKTTNATTGMEWKSEAIHGGSLRHVDLHTGTNGWASPPGDLFSLRSKQYLTKRIKSPAGEYLLSPVGMDWLKSTAKLDNVLARPDNRVFHALRKAQALGRSLKSFILAVNLQVPGKDHHSAVFYFAAEEPIPAGSLLYRFVNGDDSFRNQRFKIVNRIVKGPWIVKKAVGNYSACLLGKALTCNYHRAPNYLEIDVDIGSSAIASAILHLALGYVTSVTIDMGFVVEAQAEEELPERLLGAVRVCQMEMSSATVVDAPHAPAMARGLSFAKVNHRQSGDYDDDGENGNI; from the coding sequence ATGAACATGTGCCCTACGAAGCAAAAGCATCGGAGCTCCGGTGGCCGGGCTTCCAAATCTGGTGAGCACACTACGACGAAGACCACCAACGCGACCACCGGGATGGAGTGGAAGTCGGAGGCCATCCATGGCGGATCCCTTCGCCACGTGGACCTCCACACGGGAACCAACGGCTGGGCCTCGCCGCCCGGCGACCTCTTCTCACTCCGCTCCAAGCAGTACCTGACCAAGCGGATCAAATCCCCCGCAGGTGAGTACCTCCTCTCGCCGGTTGGCATGGACTGGTTGAAATCGACCGCCAAGCTCGACAACGTACTCGCGCGGCCCGATAACCGCGTGTTCCACGCGCTCCGTAAGGCTCAGGCTCTAGGCAGGTCCCTCAAGAGCTTCATTCTAGCTGTGAACCTCCAGGTCCCCGGGAAGGACCACCACAGCGCCGTGTTCTACTTCGCCGCAGAGGAACCTATCCCCGCCGGCTCTCTCCTCTACCGGTTTGTCAACGGCGACGACTCGTTCCGGAACCAGCGGTTCAAGATCGTGAACCGGATCGTCAAAGGACCTTGGATCGTGAAAAAGGCGGTTGGGAACTACAGCGCGTGCTTGCTAGGCAAGGCCTTGACGTGTAATTACCATAGAGCACCTAACTACTTGGAGATCGACGTCGACATCGGGAGCTCGGCGATCGCGAGCGCGATTCTGCACCTCGCGCTGGGGTACGTGACGAGCGTGACGATCGACATGGGGTTCGTGGTGGAGGCGCAGGCGGAGGAAGAGCTGCCGGAGAGGCTTCTAGGCGCGGTTAGGGTTTGCCAGATGGAAATGTCATCGGCCACCGTGGTCGACGCGCCGCACGCTCCGGCAATGGCCCGTGGGTTGAGTTTTGCCAAGGTGAACCACCGCCAGTCCGGCGATTATGACGATGATGGTGAAAACGGAAATATTTAA